In Sulfitobacter sp. M39, the following proteins share a genomic window:
- the hspQ gene encoding heat shock protein HspQ: MIRTRAKYHLGQIVRHKKHPFRGVIFDVDPEFANTEEWYEAIPEDSRPEKDQPYYHLLAENEQSYYVAYVSEQNLVADYSGEPVDHPDIPDLFGPFTDGAYPLHFQLN; the protein is encoded by the coding sequence ATGATAAGAACGCGCGCGAAATACCACTTGGGCCAGATCGTCCGGCACAAAAAACATCCCTTCCGAGGGGTGATTTTTGACGTGGACCCCGAATTTGCCAATACCGAAGAATGGTACGAGGCTATTCCGGAAGACAGCCGCCCCGAGAAAGACCAGCCGTATTATCACCTGCTGGCCGAAAACGAACAAAGCTATTACGTGGCCTATGTGTCCGAGCAGAACCTCGTGGCCGATTACTCGGGCGAACCTGTGGACCATCCCGATATCCCCGATCTCTTCGGGCCGTTCACCGATGGCGCCTATCCGCTGCACTTCCAGCTGAACTGA
- a CDS encoding RluA family pseudouridine synthase, which translates to METEYNPPQDPLVVLHEDAEVLLVDKPAGLLSVPGKGPHLADCLIARVQDAFPDALLVHRLDRDTSGVMIFALTPHAQRHLGLQFEKRMTRKTYVARVWGVPQEKTGTIDLPLIVDWPNRPRQMVCHETGKPAQTDWRVLKDEGDTARVRLSPKTGRSHQLRVHMLSLGHPILGDPFYATGPALAYPRLMLHSEELRFNHPQGGHSTKIRAKAPF; encoded by the coding sequence ATGGAAACAGAATATAATCCGCCCCAAGATCCGCTGGTTGTCCTGCATGAAGACGCCGAAGTGTTGCTGGTCGACAAGCCCGCGGGCTTGCTGTCGGTGCCAGGCAAAGGGCCGCATCTGGCCGATTGTCTGATCGCGCGGGTGCAGGATGCATTTCCGGATGCGCTGCTGGTGCATCGTCTGGATCGGGACACCTCGGGCGTGATGATCTTTGCGCTGACGCCCCATGCGCAGCGCCATCTGGGATTGCAGTTTGAAAAGCGGATGACGCGCAAGACCTATGTCGCGCGTGTCTGGGGGGTGCCGCAGGAAAAGACCGGGACCATCGATCTGCCGCTGATCGTGGATTGGCCGAACCGCCCGCGCCAGATGGTCTGCCATGAAACGGGTAAACCCGCACAAACCGACTGGCGTGTGCTGAAAGACGAAGGCGACACCGCGCGGGTGCGCCTTAGCCCCAAGACAGGGCGCAGCCATCAGCTGCGGGTGCATATGCTGAGCCTCGGCCATCCGATTCTGGGCGATCCGTTTTACGCCACGGGGCCCGCGTTGGCGTATCCGCGCCTGATGCTCCATTCAGAGGAGCTGCGGTTCAACCATCCTCAGGGCGGGCATTCGACCAAGATCCGCGCCAAGGCACCGTTCTAA
- a CDS encoding STAS domain-containing protein produces the protein MKLSTRTEGQLHIISVMEDRIDAAVARAFKEAMRDMIEDGPPVVILDLGQVNFIDSSGLGAVVATLKLLLPDRSLTLAGLTPSVDRVFRLTRMDSVFPLFPTLDAALAAQVPA, from the coding sequence ATGAAACTCTCGACCAGAACAGAAGGGCAGCTGCACATCATATCCGTGATGGAAGACCGTATTGATGCCGCCGTTGCCCGCGCCTTTAAAGAAGCCATGCGGGATATGATCGAAGATGGGCCACCTGTGGTTATTCTGGATCTGGGGCAGGTGAATTTTATTGATTCCAGCGGGCTTGGCGCGGTGGTGGCGACGCTGAAACTTCTGTTGCCGGACCGCAGCCTGACGCTGGCCGGGCTGACGCCCTCGGTTGATCGGGTGTTCCGATTAACGCGGATGGACAGCGTGTTTCCCCTTTTCCCTACCTTGGACGCCGCATTGGCCGCGCAGGTGCCCGCATGA
- a CDS encoding transglycosylase SLT domain-containing protein codes for MSRTFCALIIAVLLASCSGGPTSAPRDLDNACAILKERPEYYRAFRAAERRWGVPVHVQMATIHQESKFIADARTPFRYVIGVIPMGRQSSAFGYSQALDATWDEYLAEAGGFRAKRDRINDASDFMGWYMNKSRDKNGIPLHDAENQYLAYHEGNTGYARQSYNSKPWLVAVARKVRARSDMYQQQIAGCRLSRW; via the coding sequence ATGAGCAGAACCTTTTGCGCCCTGATAATTGCTGTGCTTTTGGCATCATGTAGTGGCGGCCCGACAAGTGCACCACGAGACCTTGATAATGCATGTGCGATTCTCAAAGAGCGCCCAGAATATTACCGCGCATTCCGTGCAGCTGAACGCCGTTGGGGCGTGCCTGTCCATGTGCAGATGGCGACGATCCATCAGGAAAGCAAATTCATCGCGGACGCCCGTACGCCGTTCCGCTATGTTATCGGTGTGATCCCCATGGGCCGCCAGTCCAGCGCCTTTGGCTACAGCCAAGCGCTTGATGCGACATGGGATGAATATCTGGCCGAAGCTGGCGGTTTCCGTGCCAAGCGCGACCGGATCAACGACGCGTCGGATTTCATGGGGTGGTACATGAATAAGAGCCGCGACAAGAACGGCATCCCCTTGCATGACGCGGAAAACCAGTATCTGGCCTATCATGAAGGCAACACGGGCTATGCGCGCCAAAGCTATAATTCGAAACCCTGGCTGGTCGCCGTGGCGCGCAAGGTGCGTGCGCGCTCCGATATGTACCAGCAGCAGATTGCAGGGTGTCGCCTGTCACGTTGGTAA
- a CDS encoding LysE family translocator codes for MSFDAWLVFALFWVVFVTTPGPNAVNCISNGMNLGFARAMVGVLAILTQASLFLALSAIGVTALLTASATGFFVAKMIGAGFLIYLGVRGLVLAGKPVVMEDRPAASVYWRAFAIATINPKSVAGYLAAFSQFVQPDVPIWDQMIVIVPTALTLTAASYTGFTALGAGLGRAALGAVFNVWFRRVMAVSFIIYGVLLGSAHTPMPKG; via the coding sequence ATGAGCTTTGACGCTTGGCTCGTGTTTGCCCTTTTCTGGGTGGTGTTTGTCACCACGCCGGGGCCGAACGCGGTGAACTGTATCAGCAACGGGATGAACCTGGGCTTTGCGCGGGCGATGGTCGGGGTGCTGGCGATCCTGACGCAGGCCTCGCTGTTTCTTGCGCTGTCGGCGATTGGCGTGACGGCGCTGCTGACGGCCTCGGCCACGGGGTTCTTTGTGGCCAAGATGATCGGGGCAGGGTTTCTGATCTATCTGGGCGTGCGCGGGCTGGTCCTGGCGGGCAAGCCTGTGGTGATGGAGGATCGCCCCGCCGCGTCGGTCTATTGGCGTGCCTTTGCGATTGCGACGATCAACCCGAAATCGGTCGCCGGATATCTTGCGGCCTTCAGCCAATTCGTGCAGCCGGATGTCCCGATCTGGGACCAGATGATCGTGATCGTGCCGACGGCGCTGACCCTGACCGCGGCCAGCTATACCGGGTTTACCGCGCTTGGGGCGGGGCTGGGGCGGGCGGCCTTGGGGGCGGTGTTCAACGTCTGGTTCCGCCGCGTGATGGCGGTCAGCTTTATCATCTACGGGGTGCTGTTGGGCAGCGCGCATACGCCGATGCCTAAGGGGTGA
- a CDS encoding gamma-glutamyltransferase family protein, whose protein sequence is MRDFHLPGRSPVLASNGMCATSHPLAAKTAVDILERGGNAMDAAIAGAVLLGICEPQMTGIGGDCFVLYSPAGSEEVHALNGSGRAPAALDAAHLRDAGEKTVPLRSAHAVTIPGAIDAFCHLSGTIGTMGLDTILAPAIRYAEEGVPVAARVAFDWSNDAGTLQGAARDFYLTGGKAPKTGDIFRAPGQAEVLRRIAKYGRDAFYTGEVAEDIVASLNAMGGKHTAEDFAATACTPGEPLASTYQGVEVLEHAPNGQGATALLMMNMLSHFDIASMDPWGAERVHIEAETAKLAYDARNRFLADPDHTARLAHMLAPETARELAALIDPKKAMPDPVALSEAVHKDTIYITVVDKDGMSVSLIYSIFHGFGSGIASDKFGILLQNRGAGFTLDQGHANELKGGKRPMHTIIPGMIKRDGKMIMPFGVMGGAYQPNGHARFVSNLTDFGLDPQAAIDAPRAFSDKGILNVERGYSDAVRAKLAEMGHKVEIPTTAIGGAQAIQLHDNGLLEGASDARKDGCALGY, encoded by the coding sequence ATGCGCGACTTCCACCTTCCCGGACGATCCCCTGTTCTGGCAAGCAATGGCATGTGTGCCACCTCTCATCCTTTGGCTGCGAAGACCGCTGTCGATATTCTTGAGCGGGGCGGCAACGCGATGGATGCCGCGATTGCCGGTGCCGTGCTGCTGGGGATTTGCGAGCCGCAGATGACCGGGATCGGCGGGGATTGCTTTGTGCTGTATTCGCCGGCGGGCAGCGAAGAGGTGCACGCGCTGAACGGATCAGGCCGCGCCCCTGCTGCGTTGGATGCCGCCCATTTGCGGGACGCTGGCGAAAAGACAGTGCCGCTGCGCAGCGCCCATGCCGTGACGATTCCGGGCGCGATTGACGCGTTTTGCCACCTGTCCGGCACCATCGGCACCATGGGTCTGGACACGATACTGGCCCCCGCGATCCGCTATGCCGAAGAAGGCGTGCCCGTGGCGGCACGCGTCGCCTTTGATTGGAGCAATGATGCGGGCACCTTGCAGGGGGCCGCACGCGATTTCTATCTGACCGGCGGCAAGGCCCCAAAGACCGGCGACATCTTCCGCGCCCCCGGTCAGGCCGAAGTGCTGCGCCGCATCGCCAAGTACGGGCGCGATGCCTTCTATACCGGTGAGGTGGCCGAAGATATCGTCGCCTCTCTTAATGCGATGGGGGGCAAGCACACGGCAGAGGATTTCGCCGCCACCGCTTGCACCCCCGGTGAACCGCTCGCATCTACCTATCAGGGCGTCGAGGTACTGGAACATGCGCCGAACGGTCAGGGGGCGACTGCACTGTTGATGATGAACATGCTGTCGCATTTCGACATTGCATCAATGGATCCTTGGGGCGCGGAGCGTGTCCATATCGAGGCGGAAACCGCCAAACTGGCATACGATGCACGAAATCGTTTTCTGGCGGACCCGGACCATACCGCACGTCTGGCGCATATGCTTGCGCCTGAAACGGCGCGGGAGCTGGCGGCGTTGATCGACCCGAAGAAAGCCATGCCCGACCCTGTTGCCCTGTCAGAGGCGGTGCATAAGGATACGATCTATATCACCGTGGTGGACAAGGATGGGATGTCCGTGTCGTTGATCTATTCGATCTTCCACGGTTTCGGGTCGGGCATCGCGTCGGATAAATTCGGTATCCTGCTGCAAAACCGCGGTGCTGGCTTCACCCTTGACCAAGGGCACGCGAACGAGCTGAAGGGCGGCAAGCGGCCGATGCACACGATCATTCCGGGGATGATCAAACGCGATGGTAAGATGATCATGCCCTTTGGCGTGATGGGCGGGGCCTACCAGCCCAATGGCCACGCGCGGTTTGTCTCTAACCTGACGGATTTCGGGCTAGACCCTCAGGCCGCCATCGACGCTCCCCGCGCGTTTTCGGATAAAGGCATCCTGAACGTAGAGCGGGGGTATAGCGACGCAGTTCGCGCCAAGCTTGCCGAGATGGGGCATAAGGTCGAAATTCCAACCACAGCCATCGGCGGCGCGCAGGCGATCCAGCTGCACGACAACGGTTTGCTAGAGGGGGCGAGCGACGCGCGCAAGGATGGGTGTGCCCTGGGCTATTGA
- a CDS encoding thiolase family protein, which produces MEKVVIAGAARTPMGGFQGAFADLTAADLGGHAIKAALDGAGTNSVDEVLMGCVLPAGQGQAPARQAGFKAGLGEEVPATTLNKMCGSGMKAAMIAFDQIALGQTDTMIAGGMESMTNAPYVLPKMRGGARLGHGQVIDHMFLDGLEDAYDKGRLMGTFAEDCAETFQFTRAVQDDYALASLSRALDAQSSGAFDGEIAAVDLKTRKGSFTVSVDEQPGNARPEKIPELKPAFREGGTVTAANASSISDGAAALVLASETAAKSQGLNVRAHILGHASHAQAPGLFTTAPVPAAQKLLDRLGWQKDDVDLWEVNEAFAVVPLAFMHEMGLSHDIVNVNGGACALGHPIGASGARIIVTLLNALEKRGLKRGIAAICIGGGEGTAIAIERP; this is translated from the coding sequence ATGGAAAAAGTCGTGATAGCAGGGGCTGCGCGGACGCCGATGGGCGGGTTTCAAGGGGCCTTTGCCGATCTGACCGCGGCCGATCTGGGGGGGCATGCGATCAAGGCGGCGCTGGACGGTGCCGGCACCAATTCCGTGGACGAGGTGCTGATGGGCTGCGTGTTGCCCGCAGGGCAGGGCCAGGCCCCCGCGCGTCAGGCCGGCTTCAAGGCAGGTCTGGGCGAAGAGGTGCCGGCCACAACGCTGAACAAGATGTGCGGTTCCGGGATGAAGGCGGCGATGATCGCCTTCGACCAGATCGCCTTGGGTCAGACCGACACCATGATCGCCGGCGGGATGGAGAGCATGACAAACGCGCCCTATGTGCTGCCGAAAATGCGCGGCGGCGCACGGTTGGGGCACGGTCAGGTGATCGATCACATGTTCCTCGACGGGTTGGAAGACGCCTATGACAAGGGCCGCCTGATGGGCACCTTCGCCGAAGACTGCGCCGAGACATTCCAATTCACCCGCGCCGTGCAGGATGACTATGCGCTGGCCTCTCTGTCCCGCGCGCTTGACGCGCAAAGTAGCGGCGCGTTCGATGGGGAGATCGCAGCGGTTGACCTGAAAACGCGTAAAGGGTCGTTCACCGTCTCGGTGGATGAACAGCCCGGCAACGCACGACCCGAGAAGATCCCCGAACTCAAACCAGCCTTCCGCGAGGGCGGCACAGTAACGGCAGCGAATGCGTCTTCCATCTCGGACGGGGCGGCGGCATTGGTGCTGGCATCTGAAACAGCAGCCAAATCCCAAGGGTTGAATGTCCGCGCGCATATCCTCGGCCACGCCAGTCACGCGCAGGCACCGGGGCTTTTCACCACCGCGCCCGTACCGGCGGCGCAGAAACTGCTGGACCGGTTGGGCTGGCAGAAAGACGACGTTGATCTGTGGGAAGTGAACGAGGCCTTTGCCGTCGTGCCACTGGCCTTCATGCATGAAATGGGGCTGTCCCATGACATCGTGAACGTGAACGGCGGTGCCTGTGCGCTTGGCCACCCCATCGGGGCCTCTGGCGCGCGCATTATCGTGACCCTGCTAAACGCACTGGAAAAACGCGGGCTGAAACGGGGCATTGCGGCGATCTGCATTGGCGGCGGTGAAGGCACCGCGATTGCGATCGAACGCCCCTGA
- a CDS encoding LolA family protein, whose amino-acid sequence MRFVTTTVLAIGLGLAAVMPAAADKLPLNAISGYLNDLKTAKGEFTQINDDGSISTGTIYIKRPGKVRFEYNAPDSGVVVAGSNTVVIYDKKSNQPAETYPLSKTPLSIILAANVNLGQAKMVTGHNYDGTATTVRAQDPAHPEYGNIELKFTGNPVELRQWIINDGNGTKTTVVLGDLQKGGSLPNKLFDVGSPGQVNR is encoded by the coding sequence ATGCGTTTTGTTACCACCACCGTTCTGGCCATTGGTCTGGGGTTGGCAGCTGTGATGCCCGCCGCCGCCGACAAACTGCCGCTGAACGCGATTTCCGGCTATCTTAACGATCTGAAAACCGCCAAGGGCGAATTCACCCAGATCAACGATGACGGCTCGATCAGCACCGGCACGATTTACATCAAACGTCCGGGCAAAGTGCGCTTTGAATACAACGCACCGGATTCGGGGGTTGTTGTGGCGGGCAGCAATACGGTTGTGATCTACGACAAGAAATCCAACCAACCGGCAGAGACATACCCGCTGTCCAAGACGCCGCTGTCGATCATTCTGGCCGCGAATGTGAACCTTGGTCAGGCCAAGATGGTGACGGGTCATAACTATGACGGCACCGCGACCACCGTGCGCGCCCAAGACCCCGCGCATCCTGAATATGGCAATATCGAACTGAAGTTCACCGGCAACCCAGTCGAACTGCGCCAGTGGATCATCAACGACGGCAACGGCACCAAAACCACCGTGGTTCTGGGCGATCTGCAGAAGGGCGGCAGCCTGCCCAACAAACTGTTTGACGTGGGCAGCCCCGGTCAGGTGAACCGCTAA
- the rarD gene encoding EamA family transporter RarD, whose protein sequence is MRNPDTLSNTQPAPPEDTPQGLAFAIGAYGLWGFLPLYMKAIAHIPAAEIVVHRVIWSVPVGALVLILLGRTATLREAFRSPRTLAMGCVTATLISVNWGIYIWAVNSGHALDAALGYYINPLFSILLGGLLLGERLSRLQLAAIGLAAVAVAILTLDSGRFPWVALSLTLTFGLYALAKKRLPIGPNQGFLLEVLILLAPALAYLVYLIMTGQNHFGQGVPFNTWMLVGCGVVTAVPLIFYANGAKRLRLSTIGILQYIAPTMIFLCAVLVFDEPFGRARMIAFPLIWGALVIYSISLFRQMRHKPA, encoded by the coding sequence ATGCGCAACCCAGATACCCTTTCCAACACCCAGCCCGCCCCGCCCGAGGACACGCCCCAAGGGCTTGCCTTTGCGATCGGGGCCTACGGTCTTTGGGGGTTTCTGCCGCTGTACATGAAGGCCATCGCCCATATTCCCGCAGCAGAGATTGTCGTGCATCGGGTCATCTGGTCAGTGCCCGTGGGCGCATTGGTGCTGATCCTTCTGGGGCGCACCGCCACCCTGCGCGAGGCGTTCCGGTCGCCGCGCACGCTGGCAATGGGCTGTGTCACGGCGACGCTGATCTCGGTCAACTGGGGTATCTACATCTGGGCGGTGAACTCGGGTCATGCGCTGGACGCGGCCTTGGGGTATTACATCAACCCGTTGTTCAGCATCTTGCTGGGCGGGCTGCTGCTTGGGGAGCGTCTGTCGAGACTTCAGCTTGCGGCAATCGGGCTGGCGGCCGTCGCCGTCGCGATCCTGACGCTTGATTCCGGTCGCTTTCCTTGGGTCGCGCTGAGCCTGACGCTCACCTTCGGGCTTTACGCGCTGGCGAAAAAGCGGCTGCCGATCGGGCCAAACCAGGGTTTCCTGCTTGAGGTCTTGATCCTGCTCGCCCCCGCGCTGGCCTATCTGGTTTACCTGATCATGACGGGGCAAAACCACTTTGGTCAGGGCGTGCCGTTTAATACGTGGATGCTGGTGGGCTGCGGCGTGGTCACGGCGGTGCCGCTGATCTTTTACGCCAACGGAGCCAAGCGGCTGCGGCTGTCGACCATCGGTATCTTGCAGTATATCGCGCCGACGATGATCTTCCTTTGCGCGGTGCTGGTCTTTGACGAACCCTTTGGGCGGGCGCGCATGATTGCCTTTCCGCTGATCTGGGGTGCGCTGGTGATCTATTCGATCTCGCTGTTCCGGCAGATGCGGCACAAACCGGCTTGA
- a CDS encoding GAF domain-containing protein, which yields MRVDYPTLSKSLHALTDGETDSVALMATVACEVHHADDRFDWTGFYRVTAPELLKIGPYQGGHGCLVIPFARGVCGAAARTGETQLVADVDAFPGHIACASSTRSELVLPVWNGAGELLGVFDIDSNQPAAFDQTDADALAAILKSVFANV from the coding sequence ATGCGCGTTGACTATCCTACCCTCTCCAAATCCCTCCACGCCTTGACTGATGGCGAAACCGACAGCGTGGCGCTGATGGCCACCGTCGCCTGCGAGGTGCACCACGCCGACGACCGCTTTGACTGGACGGGGTTCTACCGTGTGACCGCGCCAGAGCTGCTTAAGATCGGGCCCTATCAGGGCGGGCATGGCTGTCTGGTGATACCCTTCGCGCGTGGGGTGTGCGGAGCCGCCGCGCGCACGGGCGAAACGCAATTGGTTGCGGATGTGGATGCCTTTCCGGGCCATATCGCCTGCGCGTCCTCCACGCGGTCTGAACTGGTTTTGCCCGTCTGGAACGGCGCCGGAGAGCTGCTGGGTGTCTTTGATATCGACAGCAACCAGCCCGCCGCGTTTGACCAGACCGACGCCGATGCACTCGCCGCGATTTTGAAATCTGTTTTCGCAAACGTCTAG
- a CDS encoding nuclear transport factor 2 family protein, with the protein MHPTITKMIDVVAKGDSEKIAPLLAEDVTFMPPTYYKTWTGRAPVAAVLGHVGNVFSDFKYRRIMGEGTDWALEFQCKIGDLDAVGVDLITLGDDGLIAKFEVVMRPYKSIGALREAMNARVMKDPSFLAFKDALS; encoded by the coding sequence ATGCATCCTACTATTACCAAGATGATTGATGTTGTCGCCAAGGGAGATTCGGAAAAGATCGCCCCGTTGCTGGCGGAAGACGTCACCTTCATGCCGCCGACATATTACAAGACCTGGACCGGCCGCGCCCCTGTGGCAGCGGTCCTGGGGCACGTCGGCAATGTCTTTAGCGATTTCAAGTACCGCCGAATCATGGGGGAAGGCACAGATTGGGCGCTGGAGTTCCAGTGCAAGATCGGGGATCTGGATGCCGTTGGCGTCGACCTGATCACCTTGGGTGACGACGGTCTGATCGCCAAATTCGAGGTGGTGATGCGCCCCTATAAATCCATCGGAGCCCTACGCGAGGCGATGAACGCACGGGTGATGAAAGACCCCAGCTTCCTCGCCTTCAAGGACGCGCTGTCCTGA
- a CDS encoding ATP-binding protein — MSAPNRNEGTVGQADTPYGFEVTSEASADAVRAALGHIRDELADRGLSQENLEIVELVLAETLNNVVEHAYAGLPQAGLIGVRGAYAPDDLRFRITDLGKPMPGFTLPMGEPFNVLDITDDLPEGGFGWGLIRLLSCELEYSRMGDMNLLALRVPLAAG, encoded by the coding sequence ATGAGCGCCCCGAACCGGAACGAAGGCACAGTCGGTCAGGCGGATACCCCCTATGGCTTCGAGGTGACGTCGGAAGCCTCTGCCGATGCGGTACGCGCGGCCCTTGGTCATATCCGCGATGAGCTGGCCGATCGGGGGCTATCGCAAGAGAACCTCGAGATTGTGGAACTGGTGCTGGCCGAGACGTTGAATAACGTGGTCGAACACGCCTATGCCGGATTGCCCCAAGCAGGGCTGATCGGGGTGCGCGGGGCCTATGCGCCGGATGACTTGCGGTTTCGCATCACCGATCTGGGCAAACCGATGCCGGGGTTCACGCTGCCTATGGGGGAACCGTTTAACGTCTTGGACATCACAGACGATCTTCCAGAAGGGGGATTTGGGTGGGGGTTGATACGACTGCTTAGCTGCGAGCTGGAGTATTCGCGCATGGGCGATATGAACCTGCTGGCGCTGCGCGTGCCTCTGGCCGCAGGGTGA
- a CDS encoding AEC family transporter: MNLALTVLEIVAPVFLLAGIGFAWVKLGFEYRIQFVTQLAMTLSVPCLIFVSLMTTQIDPAALSALSLATVAAYGGVTLLAAVIVRVFGLNRRTYLAPMIFGNTGNLGLPLALFAFGDTGLGYAVVVFAIMAIWSFTFGIWLVAGSGSFGKVIREPLVWGTALGALFLVQGWETPVFLTNTLSLLGQMAIPIMLITLGVAVARLSPGGIGRAVVLSLIKLAICIGIAALAGWFFDLDKIAFGVLVLQVATPVAVTSYLLAEKYGADAESVAGLVVVSTVLSVAALPLMLGFLL, from the coding sequence GTGAACTTAGCCCTGACAGTGCTTGAAATTGTGGCCCCTGTGTTCTTGCTCGCGGGGATCGGCTTTGCGTGGGTGAAGCTGGGGTTCGAATATCGCATCCAGTTTGTGACCCAGCTGGCGATGACCCTATCGGTGCCCTGTCTGATTTTCGTGTCGCTGATGACAACGCAGATCGACCCCGCCGCGCTGAGCGCTTTGTCACTGGCAACAGTGGCGGCCTATGGCGGGGTAACGCTGCTGGCCGCCGTGATCGTGCGCGTGTTCGGGTTGAACCGGCGGACCTATCTGGCCCCGATGATTTTCGGAAATACCGGCAATCTGGGCCTGCCGCTCGCACTTTTTGCCTTTGGCGACACGGGGTTGGGTTACGCCGTTGTGGTCTTTGCCATTATGGCCATCTGGTCGTTCACTTTTGGAATCTGGCTGGTCGCGGGGTCGGGATCCTTTGGGAAGGTCATCCGTGAACCGCTGGTCTGGGGCACGGCATTGGGCGCACTGTTTCTGGTTCAAGGCTGGGAAACGCCGGTGTTTCTGACCAACACGCTGTCCCTGCTGGGCCAGATGGCGATCCCGATCATGCTGATTACCTTGGGCGTGGCCGTGGCACGACTGTCCCCCGGCGGGATCGGGCGCGCGGTGGTTTTGTCACTGATCAAGCTTGCGATCTGCATCGGCATCGCCGCTTTGGCGGGTTGGTTCTTTGACCTTGATAAAATCGCTTTTGGCGTGCTGGTCTTGCAGGTTGCCACACCGGTGGCGGTGACATCCTACCTACTGGCAGAGAAATACGGTGCGGATGCGGAGTCTGTCGCGGGGCTGGTTGTCGTCTCTACCGTGCTATCGGTTGCCGCTTTACCGCTTATGCTGGGGTTTCTGCTGTAA